In Vicinamibacterales bacterium, the genomic window CGCGCATGACGTTCAATTGATCCAGCGCGCGGCCGAGCGCCGACTCGACGTCGGCGAACACTTCGGGGGCGGCCGACTCCTTGGCTTCCGTGACCGTGATCGCCTGCGGGAAGCGCAGCAGATCGCCCGGCGTCAGCGGGCCGGCGACCAGGCCCCGCTCCCGGGCGCGCTCGAGCGCCGCCGAGAGGCTTTCGACGACGCCGTCGTTCACTTCGACGGCGATCGCGGCCGTGGTGAAACGCCCCTGCGCCGCAACGGTGGCTTCGATGCGTCCGCGCGCGACCTTCTGCTGCACGATCGCACGGAGCCGCGACTCGATCGGCGCGAGCGTGGACGGCAGGCGCAGCTGCAGGTCGAGGAAGCGGTGATTCACGCCCTTGACGGTGACGGTGACGGTCGCGGCGGCTCCCTCGTGCGTCAGCGAGGCGAACCCGGTCATGGATCGGATCATGATGGTCTGTGCGGACCGACGGCCGCCGCCGGCGGCTGCGGCTCGCGGCCGAAGATCTGCAGCGCGTAGAGCTTGGCGTAGACGCCGGCGGGCCGCGCCAGCAGCTCCTCGTGCCTGCCGATCTCGGCGACGCGCCCGCGCTCGAGCGCGACGATCGCGTCCGCGCGGCGGACCGTCGAGAGCCGGTGGGCGATGACGAACGCGGTGCGGTTGCGCATCAGATTGGCCAGCGCATCCTGCACCAGCAGCTCCGACTGCGCGTCCAGCGACGACGTCGCTTCGTCCAGAATGAGGATCGGCGAGTCCTTCAGGATCGCGCGCGCGATTGCCAGGCGCTGCCGCTGCCCGCCGGAGAGGCGCTGCCCGCGCTCCCCGATCCGCGTCTCGTACTTGTTCGGCAGG contains:
- a CDS encoding YicC/YloC family endoribonuclease, coding for MTGFASLTHEGAAATVTVTVKGVNHRFLDLQLRLPSTLAPIESRLRAIVQQKVARGRIEATVAAQGRFTTAAIAVEVNDGVVESLSAALERARERGLVAGPLTPGDLLRFPQAITVTEAKESAAPEVFADVESALGRALDQLNVMRASEGLLLRGDLDARRVLLGEMFERAAAAAEAGAGTLRARLADRVKELQADAAVDAAAIAQEIVRFANRSDITEETVRFRAHLEHWRGLSDAPEPCGRKLDFLLQEMNREVNTLGSKAEGLGVTELVVALKAELEKMREQVQNVE